Proteins from a single region of Oncorhynchus tshawytscha isolate Ot180627B linkage group LG03, Otsh_v2.0, whole genome shotgun sequence:
- the znf148 gene encoding zinc finger protein 148 isoform X2 — protein sequence MNIDDKLEGMLLKCSGVVDERVGIGGGGLVVMTLGERGLAHHPLLADDDDDDDEEDDDLTGVSIVSHDLIATDELMVHEETVKNDREEGMMQRLAHKLPCTLHMPVSIKQELKLSSDPLMLGKKERKQPRDLTTECHKKKRKQRSPAKILTINEDGSLGLQSPKCHVCGHCNAAFRTNYHLQRHVFIHTGEKPFRCEECGMRFIQKYHMERHRRTHSGEKPYQCDYCHQYFSRTDRVLKHRRMCRERKAHKTAAAGKDGGLLSDTESLAFSFPAKECSLPKKKRLKTSDKSQCALSAAATENVATENVATVASLGDMDREVEQRPSKIECLPLYVVTSKVVKDEYVMADYSVALPDTSSGRQLGLGGENLSSEEIYPPKLVLKKVPKRSLKQPTEPEPPESLSPLSSFEDCKVTRYTFEIVDKQGLLDVDVANSDLEPVDALPGGQTKPASSSTHYDDAMQFLKKKRYLQQVAMANNDNRDYAVNVSSIASQPSATQVAVASVIDETVPATILEPQPLSVELKSNHDKNVLPDEVLQTLLDHYSNKANVQPDISFSVADTEVTSSISINSSDVSEGSPVESLGGNSQAPSAEKSSLLHEYSKFLQQALERTSQNDSYLSSQSLTFVTESPSLSNQPLFSTEKQYPSPSRFTAGTGKSGMNSPLRSTLEKPHFGLLVGDSQHSFSFSGDETTTSAVSPTDDFLEGVASSKKTDAQGLHQTYQISTFDQNFPSQFQTSRSGIASQFTIANGQVSLRSHGTDFSEFPIETRSQLNSSPDATSSQTFG from the exons ATGAACATTGATGACAAGCTGGAGGGAATGCTGCTAAAGTGTAGTGGGGTAGTGGATGAGAGGGTGGggatagggggagggggtctggtCGTCATGACCCTGGGCGAGAGGGGGTTAGCCCACCACCCCCTGttagctgatgatgatgatgatgatgatgaagaggatgaTGACCTGACAGGGGTTTCAATAGTGTCTCATGACTTGATTGCAACTGATGAACTGATGGTACATGAGGAGACAGTGAAGAATGACCGGGAAGAGGGAATGATGCAGAGACTCGCACACAAGCTGCCATGCACGCTCCACATGCCT GTGAGCATCAAACAAGAGTTGAAGCTGTCTTCGGATCCACTGATgctgggaaagaaagagagaaaacagcCCAGGGACCTCACAACAGAGTGTCACAAGAAGAAGAGAAAACAGCGCTCTCCTGCCAAG ATTCTCACCATCAATGAGGATGGATCATTGGGTCTCCAGAGTCCAAAGTGTCATGTATGTGGGCATTGCAATGCAGCCTTCCGAACAAACTACCATCTACAAAGACACGTCTTCATCCACACTG GTGAGAAGCCCTTCCGCTGTGAGGAGTGTGGCATGAGGTTCATTCAGAAATACCACATGGAGAGGCACAGAAGGACCCACAGTGGAGAGAAGCCCTATCAATGTGACTACTGCCACCAG TACTTCTCCAGAACAGACCGGGTTCTAAAGCACAGGCGTATGTGCCGTGAGAGGAAAGCCCACAAGACAGCAGCAGCGGGGAAAGATGGAGGACTCCTGAGCGACACAGAATCTCTGGCCTTCTCCTTCCCTGCCAAGGAGTGCTCACTGCCCAAGAAGAAACGCCTGAAGACCTCAGACAAGTCTCAATGTGCTCTCTCAGCTGCTGCCACTGAAAACGTTGCCACTGAAAACGTTGCCACAGTCGCTTCTCTTGGCGACATGGATAGGGAGGTGGAGCAAAGACCGAGCAAAATTGAATGTCTACCTCTCTATGTGGTTACCTCCAAGGTGGTTAAAGACGAGTATGTGATGGCAGATTATTCTGTGGCACTTCCTGACACATCTAGTGGGCGGCAGTTGGGGCTGGGTGGGGAGAATCTCTCCTCTGAGGAGATTTATCCTCCCAAGCTGGTCCTCAAGAAGGTCCCCAAGAGGAGTCTGAAGCAACCAACTGAACCTGAACCACCTGAGAGTTTATCCCCTTTGTCCTCTTTCGAAGACTGCAAAGTCACCAGGTACACGTTTGAGATTGTTGACAAACAAGGTCTTCTGGACGTGGATGTGGCTAACtctgacctggagccagtagacGCTCTCCCAGGAGGGCAGACGAAACCAGCATCCAGCAGCACACACTACGACGATGCCATGCAGTTCCTGAAGAAGAAGAGGTATCTACAGCAGGTCGCTATGGCCAACAACGACAACCGAGATTACGCTGTTAATGTAAGCAGCATCGCGTCCCAGCCTTCCGCTACACAAGTCGCAGTGGCCAGCGTCATTGACGAAACCGTTCCCGCCACCATCTTGGAACCCCAGCCGTTGAGCGTCGAGCTCAAGTCCAATCACGACAAGAACGTGCTCCCGGATGAGGTTCTCCAGACTCTCCTGGACCACTACTCGAACAAGGCCAACGTGCAGCCAGATATCTCCTTCAGTGTGGCCGACACTGAGGTGACATCCAGCATCTCCATCAACTCCTCCGATGTGTCTGAGGGCAGCCCGGTAGAAAGCTTGGGAGGTAACTCTCAAGCCCCATCAGCAGAGAAATCTAGCCTCCTGCACGAGTACTCCAAGTTCCTCCAGCAAGCACTGGAGAGGACCAGCCAGAACGATAGCTACCTGAGCAGCCAGAGTCTTACCTTTGTCACCGAGAGCCCCAGCCTTTCCAACCAGCCTCTGTTCTCTACAGAGAAGCAGTACCCTTCCCCCAGTAGGTTTACCGCTGGTACTGGTAAGTCAGGGATGAACTCTCCACTAAGGTCTACCTTGGAGAAACCCCATTTTGGACTCCTTGTAGGGGACTCCCAGCACTCTTTCTCATTTTCGGGTGATGAAACCACTACCTCGGCCGTGTCGCCAACCGACGATTTTCTGGAGGGAGTTGCGTCCTCGAAAAAGACTGATGCTCAAGGGTTGCATCAGACTTATCAAATCAGCACCTTCGATCAGAACTTCCCGTCGCAGTTCCAGACCTCACGTTCTGGAATCGCCTCCCAGTTTACTATTGCCAATGGACAAGTCAGTCTGCGAAGTCACGGAACAGACTTCTCGGAATTCCCCATTGAGACGAGGTCTCAATTGAACTCTTCCCCTGATGCTACAAGCAGTCAAACGTTTGGTTGA
- the znf148 gene encoding zinc finger protein 148 isoform X1 → MNIDDKLEGMLLKCSGVVDERVGIGGGGLVVMTLGERGLAHHPLLADDDDDDDEEDDDLTGVSIVSHDLIATDELMVHEETVKNDREEGMMQRLAHKLPCTLHMPVSIKQELKLSSDPLMLGKKERKQPRDLTTECHKKKRKQRSPAKILTINEDGSLGLQSPKCHVCGHCNAAFRTNYHLQRHVFIHTGEKPFQCSQCDMRFIQKYLLQRHEKIHTGEKPFRCEECGMRFIQKYHMERHRRTHSGEKPYQCDYCHQYFSRTDRVLKHRRMCRERKAHKTAAAGKDGGLLSDTESLAFSFPAKECSLPKKKRLKTSDKSQCALSAAATENVATENVATVASLGDMDREVEQRPSKIECLPLYVVTSKVVKDEYVMADYSVALPDTSSGRQLGLGGENLSSEEIYPPKLVLKKVPKRSLKQPTEPEPPESLSPLSSFEDCKVTRYTFEIVDKQGLLDVDVANSDLEPVDALPGGQTKPASSSTHYDDAMQFLKKKRYLQQVAMANNDNRDYAVNVSSIASQPSATQVAVASVIDETVPATILEPQPLSVELKSNHDKNVLPDEVLQTLLDHYSNKANVQPDISFSVADTEVTSSISINSSDVSEGSPVESLGGNSQAPSAEKSSLLHEYSKFLQQALERTSQNDSYLSSQSLTFVTESPSLSNQPLFSTEKQYPSPSRFTAGTGKSGMNSPLRSTLEKPHFGLLVGDSQHSFSFSGDETTTSAVSPTDDFLEGVASSKKTDAQGLHQTYQISTFDQNFPSQFQTSRSGIASQFTIANGQVSLRSHGTDFSEFPIETRSQLNSSPDATSSQTFG, encoded by the exons ATGAACATTGATGACAAGCTGGAGGGAATGCTGCTAAAGTGTAGTGGGGTAGTGGATGAGAGGGTGGggatagggggagggggtctggtCGTCATGACCCTGGGCGAGAGGGGGTTAGCCCACCACCCCCTGttagctgatgatgatgatgatgatgatgaagaggatgaTGACCTGACAGGGGTTTCAATAGTGTCTCATGACTTGATTGCAACTGATGAACTGATGGTACATGAGGAGACAGTGAAGAATGACCGGGAAGAGGGAATGATGCAGAGACTCGCACACAAGCTGCCATGCACGCTCCACATGCCT GTGAGCATCAAACAAGAGTTGAAGCTGTCTTCGGATCCACTGATgctgggaaagaaagagagaaaacagcCCAGGGACCTCACAACAGAGTGTCACAAGAAGAAGAGAAAACAGCGCTCTCCTGCCAAG ATTCTCACCATCAATGAGGATGGATCATTGGGTCTCCAGAGTCCAAAGTGTCATGTATGTGGGCATTGCAATGCAGCCTTCCGAACAAACTACCATCTACAAAGACACGTCTTCATCCACACTG GTGAGAAGCCATTTCAGTGCAGCCAGTGTGATATGCGCTTCATACAGAAATACCTTCTCCAGAGACATGAGAAGATCCACACTG GTGAGAAGCCCTTCCGCTGTGAGGAGTGTGGCATGAGGTTCATTCAGAAATACCACATGGAGAGGCACAGAAGGACCCACAGTGGAGAGAAGCCCTATCAATGTGACTACTGCCACCAG TACTTCTCCAGAACAGACCGGGTTCTAAAGCACAGGCGTATGTGCCGTGAGAGGAAAGCCCACAAGACAGCAGCAGCGGGGAAAGATGGAGGACTCCTGAGCGACACAGAATCTCTGGCCTTCTCCTTCCCTGCCAAGGAGTGCTCACTGCCCAAGAAGAAACGCCTGAAGACCTCAGACAAGTCTCAATGTGCTCTCTCAGCTGCTGCCACTGAAAACGTTGCCACTGAAAACGTTGCCACAGTCGCTTCTCTTGGCGACATGGATAGGGAGGTGGAGCAAAGACCGAGCAAAATTGAATGTCTACCTCTCTATGTGGTTACCTCCAAGGTGGTTAAAGACGAGTATGTGATGGCAGATTATTCTGTGGCACTTCCTGACACATCTAGTGGGCGGCAGTTGGGGCTGGGTGGGGAGAATCTCTCCTCTGAGGAGATTTATCCTCCCAAGCTGGTCCTCAAGAAGGTCCCCAAGAGGAGTCTGAAGCAACCAACTGAACCTGAACCACCTGAGAGTTTATCCCCTTTGTCCTCTTTCGAAGACTGCAAAGTCACCAGGTACACGTTTGAGATTGTTGACAAACAAGGTCTTCTGGACGTGGATGTGGCTAACtctgacctggagccagtagacGCTCTCCCAGGAGGGCAGACGAAACCAGCATCCAGCAGCACACACTACGACGATGCCATGCAGTTCCTGAAGAAGAAGAGGTATCTACAGCAGGTCGCTATGGCCAACAACGACAACCGAGATTACGCTGTTAATGTAAGCAGCATCGCGTCCCAGCCTTCCGCTACACAAGTCGCAGTGGCCAGCGTCATTGACGAAACCGTTCCCGCCACCATCTTGGAACCCCAGCCGTTGAGCGTCGAGCTCAAGTCCAATCACGACAAGAACGTGCTCCCGGATGAGGTTCTCCAGACTCTCCTGGACCACTACTCGAACAAGGCCAACGTGCAGCCAGATATCTCCTTCAGTGTGGCCGACACTGAGGTGACATCCAGCATCTCCATCAACTCCTCCGATGTGTCTGAGGGCAGCCCGGTAGAAAGCTTGGGAGGTAACTCTCAAGCCCCATCAGCAGAGAAATCTAGCCTCCTGCACGAGTACTCCAAGTTCCTCCAGCAAGCACTGGAGAGGACCAGCCAGAACGATAGCTACCTGAGCAGCCAGAGTCTTACCTTTGTCACCGAGAGCCCCAGCCTTTCCAACCAGCCTCTGTTCTCTACAGAGAAGCAGTACCCTTCCCCCAGTAGGTTTACCGCTGGTACTGGTAAGTCAGGGATGAACTCTCCACTAAGGTCTACCTTGGAGAAACCCCATTTTGGACTCCTTGTAGGGGACTCCCAGCACTCTTTCTCATTTTCGGGTGATGAAACCACTACCTCGGCCGTGTCGCCAACCGACGATTTTCTGGAGGGAGTTGCGTCCTCGAAAAAGACTGATGCTCAAGGGTTGCATCAGACTTATCAAATCAGCACCTTCGATCAGAACTTCCCGTCGCAGTTCCAGACCTCACGTTCTGGAATCGCCTCCCAGTTTACTATTGCCAATGGACAAGTCAGTCTGCGAAGTCACGGAACAGACTTCTCGGAATTCCCCATTGAGACGAGGTCTCAATTGAACTCTTCCCCTGATGCTACAAGCAGTCAAACGTTTGGTTGA
- the znf148 gene encoding zinc finger protein 148 isoform X4 encodes MVHEETVKNDREEGMMQRLAHKLPCTLHMPVSIKQELKLSSDPLMLGKKERKQPRDLTTECHKKKRKQRSPAKILTINEDGSLGLQSPKCHVCGHCNAAFRTNYHLQRHVFIHTGEKPFQCSQCDMRFIQKYLLQRHEKIHTGEKPFRCEECGMRFIQKYHMERHRRTHSGEKPYQCDYCHQYFSRTDRVLKHRRMCRERKAHKTAAAGKDGGLLSDTESLAFSFPAKECSLPKKKRLKTSDKSQCALSAAATENVATENVATVASLGDMDREVEQRPSKIECLPLYVVTSKVVKDEYVMADYSVALPDTSSGRQLGLGGENLSSEEIYPPKLVLKKVPKRSLKQPTEPEPPESLSPLSSFEDCKVTRYTFEIVDKQGLLDVDVANSDLEPVDALPGGQTKPASSSTHYDDAMQFLKKKRYLQQVAMANNDNRDYAVNVSSIASQPSATQVAVASVIDETVPATILEPQPLSVELKSNHDKNVLPDEVLQTLLDHYSNKANVQPDISFSVADTEVTSSISINSSDVSEGSPVESLGGNSQAPSAEKSSLLHEYSKFLQQALERTSQNDSYLSSQSLTFVTESPSLSNQPLFSTEKQYPSPSRFTAGTGKSGMNSPLRSTLEKPHFGLLVGDSQHSFSFSGDETTTSAVSPTDDFLEGVASSKKTDAQGLHQTYQISTFDQNFPSQFQTSRSGIASQFTIANGQVSLRSHGTDFSEFPIETRSQLNSSPDATSSQTFG; translated from the exons ATGGTACATGAGGAGACAGTGAAGAATGACCGGGAAGAGGGAATGATGCAGAGACTCGCACACAAGCTGCCATGCACGCTCCACATGCCT GTGAGCATCAAACAAGAGTTGAAGCTGTCTTCGGATCCACTGATgctgggaaagaaagagagaaaacagcCCAGGGACCTCACAACAGAGTGTCACAAGAAGAAGAGAAAACAGCGCTCTCCTGCCAAG ATTCTCACCATCAATGAGGATGGATCATTGGGTCTCCAGAGTCCAAAGTGTCATGTATGTGGGCATTGCAATGCAGCCTTCCGAACAAACTACCATCTACAAAGACACGTCTTCATCCACACTG GTGAGAAGCCATTTCAGTGCAGCCAGTGTGATATGCGCTTCATACAGAAATACCTTCTCCAGAGACATGAGAAGATCCACACTG GTGAGAAGCCCTTCCGCTGTGAGGAGTGTGGCATGAGGTTCATTCAGAAATACCACATGGAGAGGCACAGAAGGACCCACAGTGGAGAGAAGCCCTATCAATGTGACTACTGCCACCAG TACTTCTCCAGAACAGACCGGGTTCTAAAGCACAGGCGTATGTGCCGTGAGAGGAAAGCCCACAAGACAGCAGCAGCGGGGAAAGATGGAGGACTCCTGAGCGACACAGAATCTCTGGCCTTCTCCTTCCCTGCCAAGGAGTGCTCACTGCCCAAGAAGAAACGCCTGAAGACCTCAGACAAGTCTCAATGTGCTCTCTCAGCTGCTGCCACTGAAAACGTTGCCACTGAAAACGTTGCCACAGTCGCTTCTCTTGGCGACATGGATAGGGAGGTGGAGCAAAGACCGAGCAAAATTGAATGTCTACCTCTCTATGTGGTTACCTCCAAGGTGGTTAAAGACGAGTATGTGATGGCAGATTATTCTGTGGCACTTCCTGACACATCTAGTGGGCGGCAGTTGGGGCTGGGTGGGGAGAATCTCTCCTCTGAGGAGATTTATCCTCCCAAGCTGGTCCTCAAGAAGGTCCCCAAGAGGAGTCTGAAGCAACCAACTGAACCTGAACCACCTGAGAGTTTATCCCCTTTGTCCTCTTTCGAAGACTGCAAAGTCACCAGGTACACGTTTGAGATTGTTGACAAACAAGGTCTTCTGGACGTGGATGTGGCTAACtctgacctggagccagtagacGCTCTCCCAGGAGGGCAGACGAAACCAGCATCCAGCAGCACACACTACGACGATGCCATGCAGTTCCTGAAGAAGAAGAGGTATCTACAGCAGGTCGCTATGGCCAACAACGACAACCGAGATTACGCTGTTAATGTAAGCAGCATCGCGTCCCAGCCTTCCGCTACACAAGTCGCAGTGGCCAGCGTCATTGACGAAACCGTTCCCGCCACCATCTTGGAACCCCAGCCGTTGAGCGTCGAGCTCAAGTCCAATCACGACAAGAACGTGCTCCCGGATGAGGTTCTCCAGACTCTCCTGGACCACTACTCGAACAAGGCCAACGTGCAGCCAGATATCTCCTTCAGTGTGGCCGACACTGAGGTGACATCCAGCATCTCCATCAACTCCTCCGATGTGTCTGAGGGCAGCCCGGTAGAAAGCTTGGGAGGTAACTCTCAAGCCCCATCAGCAGAGAAATCTAGCCTCCTGCACGAGTACTCCAAGTTCCTCCAGCAAGCACTGGAGAGGACCAGCCAGAACGATAGCTACCTGAGCAGCCAGAGTCTTACCTTTGTCACCGAGAGCCCCAGCCTTTCCAACCAGCCTCTGTTCTCTACAGAGAAGCAGTACCCTTCCCCCAGTAGGTTTACCGCTGGTACTGGTAAGTCAGGGATGAACTCTCCACTAAGGTCTACCTTGGAGAAACCCCATTTTGGACTCCTTGTAGGGGACTCCCAGCACTCTTTCTCATTTTCGGGTGATGAAACCACTACCTCGGCCGTGTCGCCAACCGACGATTTTCTGGAGGGAGTTGCGTCCTCGAAAAAGACTGATGCTCAAGGGTTGCATCAGACTTATCAAATCAGCACCTTCGATCAGAACTTCCCGTCGCAGTTCCAGACCTCACGTTCTGGAATCGCCTCCCAGTTTACTATTGCCAATGGACAAGTCAGTCTGCGAAGTCACGGAACAGACTTCTCGGAATTCCCCATTGAGACGAGGTCTCAATTGAACTCTTCCCCTGATGCTACAAGCAGTCAAACGTTTGGTTGA
- the znf148 gene encoding zinc finger protein 148 isoform X3: MSHDLIATDELMVHEETVKNDREEGMMQRLAHKLPCTLHMPVSIKQELKLSSDPLMLGKKERKQPRDLTTECHKKKRKQRSPAKILTINEDGSLGLQSPKCHVCGHCNAAFRTNYHLQRHVFIHTGEKPFQCSQCDMRFIQKYLLQRHEKIHTGEKPFRCEECGMRFIQKYHMERHRRTHSGEKPYQCDYCHQYFSRTDRVLKHRRMCRERKAHKTAAAGKDGGLLSDTESLAFSFPAKECSLPKKKRLKTSDKSQCALSAAATENVATENVATVASLGDMDREVEQRPSKIECLPLYVVTSKVVKDEYVMADYSVALPDTSSGRQLGLGGENLSSEEIYPPKLVLKKVPKRSLKQPTEPEPPESLSPLSSFEDCKVTRYTFEIVDKQGLLDVDVANSDLEPVDALPGGQTKPASSSTHYDDAMQFLKKKRYLQQVAMANNDNRDYAVNVSSIASQPSATQVAVASVIDETVPATILEPQPLSVELKSNHDKNVLPDEVLQTLLDHYSNKANVQPDISFSVADTEVTSSISINSSDVSEGSPVESLGGNSQAPSAEKSSLLHEYSKFLQQALERTSQNDSYLSSQSLTFVTESPSLSNQPLFSTEKQYPSPSRFTAGTGKSGMNSPLRSTLEKPHFGLLVGDSQHSFSFSGDETTTSAVSPTDDFLEGVASSKKTDAQGLHQTYQISTFDQNFPSQFQTSRSGIASQFTIANGQVSLRSHGTDFSEFPIETRSQLNSSPDATSSQTFG, encoded by the exons A TGTCTCATGACTTGATTGCAACTGATGAACTGATGGTACATGAGGAGACAGTGAAGAATGACCGGGAAGAGGGAATGATGCAGAGACTCGCACACAAGCTGCCATGCACGCTCCACATGCCT GTGAGCATCAAACAAGAGTTGAAGCTGTCTTCGGATCCACTGATgctgggaaagaaagagagaaaacagcCCAGGGACCTCACAACAGAGTGTCACAAGAAGAAGAGAAAACAGCGCTCTCCTGCCAAG ATTCTCACCATCAATGAGGATGGATCATTGGGTCTCCAGAGTCCAAAGTGTCATGTATGTGGGCATTGCAATGCAGCCTTCCGAACAAACTACCATCTACAAAGACACGTCTTCATCCACACTG GTGAGAAGCCATTTCAGTGCAGCCAGTGTGATATGCGCTTCATACAGAAATACCTTCTCCAGAGACATGAGAAGATCCACACTG GTGAGAAGCCCTTCCGCTGTGAGGAGTGTGGCATGAGGTTCATTCAGAAATACCACATGGAGAGGCACAGAAGGACCCACAGTGGAGAGAAGCCCTATCAATGTGACTACTGCCACCAG TACTTCTCCAGAACAGACCGGGTTCTAAAGCACAGGCGTATGTGCCGTGAGAGGAAAGCCCACAAGACAGCAGCAGCGGGGAAAGATGGAGGACTCCTGAGCGACACAGAATCTCTGGCCTTCTCCTTCCCTGCCAAGGAGTGCTCACTGCCCAAGAAGAAACGCCTGAAGACCTCAGACAAGTCTCAATGTGCTCTCTCAGCTGCTGCCACTGAAAACGTTGCCACTGAAAACGTTGCCACAGTCGCTTCTCTTGGCGACATGGATAGGGAGGTGGAGCAAAGACCGAGCAAAATTGAATGTCTACCTCTCTATGTGGTTACCTCCAAGGTGGTTAAAGACGAGTATGTGATGGCAGATTATTCTGTGGCACTTCCTGACACATCTAGTGGGCGGCAGTTGGGGCTGGGTGGGGAGAATCTCTCCTCTGAGGAGATTTATCCTCCCAAGCTGGTCCTCAAGAAGGTCCCCAAGAGGAGTCTGAAGCAACCAACTGAACCTGAACCACCTGAGAGTTTATCCCCTTTGTCCTCTTTCGAAGACTGCAAAGTCACCAGGTACACGTTTGAGATTGTTGACAAACAAGGTCTTCTGGACGTGGATGTGGCTAACtctgacctggagccagtagacGCTCTCCCAGGAGGGCAGACGAAACCAGCATCCAGCAGCACACACTACGACGATGCCATGCAGTTCCTGAAGAAGAAGAGGTATCTACAGCAGGTCGCTATGGCCAACAACGACAACCGAGATTACGCTGTTAATGTAAGCAGCATCGCGTCCCAGCCTTCCGCTACACAAGTCGCAGTGGCCAGCGTCATTGACGAAACCGTTCCCGCCACCATCTTGGAACCCCAGCCGTTGAGCGTCGAGCTCAAGTCCAATCACGACAAGAACGTGCTCCCGGATGAGGTTCTCCAGACTCTCCTGGACCACTACTCGAACAAGGCCAACGTGCAGCCAGATATCTCCTTCAGTGTGGCCGACACTGAGGTGACATCCAGCATCTCCATCAACTCCTCCGATGTGTCTGAGGGCAGCCCGGTAGAAAGCTTGGGAGGTAACTCTCAAGCCCCATCAGCAGAGAAATCTAGCCTCCTGCACGAGTACTCCAAGTTCCTCCAGCAAGCACTGGAGAGGACCAGCCAGAACGATAGCTACCTGAGCAGCCAGAGTCTTACCTTTGTCACCGAGAGCCCCAGCCTTTCCAACCAGCCTCTGTTCTCTACAGAGAAGCAGTACCCTTCCCCCAGTAGGTTTACCGCTGGTACTGGTAAGTCAGGGATGAACTCTCCACTAAGGTCTACCTTGGAGAAACCCCATTTTGGACTCCTTGTAGGGGACTCCCAGCACTCTTTCTCATTTTCGGGTGATGAAACCACTACCTCGGCCGTGTCGCCAACCGACGATTTTCTGGAGGGAGTTGCGTCCTCGAAAAAGACTGATGCTCAAGGGTTGCATCAGACTTATCAAATCAGCACCTTCGATCAGAACTTCCCGTCGCAGTTCCAGACCTCACGTTCTGGAATCGCCTCCCAGTTTACTATTGCCAATGGACAAGTCAGTCTGCGAAGTCACGGAACAGACTTCTCGGAATTCCCCATTGAGACGAGGTCTCAATTGAACTCTTCCCCTGATGCTACAAGCAGTCAAACGTTTGGTTGA